One Glycine soja cultivar W05 chromosome 2, ASM419377v2, whole genome shotgun sequence genomic region harbors:
- the LOC114395361 gene encoding uncharacterized protein LOC114395361 — translation MKNISHRVLLLALFLASFTFISSTSTQQQEAKHDPIAINMETKLGTQRKLLGYVPEAKKAALQNLEDVLLEPPRAASGKSRVYLKRTKYLPDLMGDSLEGYPRRVFIDVGLPEKDGGSGTDWFHKTYPTRNKDFEIYKIETVAEGGPQIEMSDWLRKNVREEEYVVMKSEAEVVEEMMRSKAIMLVDELFLECKPQQGNVKKKNRRAYWECLALYGKLRDEGVAVHQWWG, via the coding sequence ATGAAGAACATTTCTCACCGTGTGTTGCTTTTGGCATTGTTTCTAGCTTCCTTTACCTTTATATCTTCGACCTCAACTCAACAACAAGAAGCCAAACATGACCCTATTGCCATCAACATGGAAACAAAGCTTGGAACCCAAAGAAAACTATTAGGGTACGTGCCAGAGGCAAAGAAAGCTGCATTGCAAAACCTAGAAGACGTTCTTCTCGAACCCCCACGTGCGGCTTCGGGGAAATCAAGGGTGTACTTGAAGCGTACGAAGTACTTGCCTGATTTGATGGGTGATTCCCTCGAGGGTTACCCTCGTCGCGTTTTCATTGATGTGGGGCTGCCGGAGAAGGACGGAGGGAGTGGCACCGATTGGTTTCACAAGACATACCCTACGAGGAACAAGGACTTTGAGATATATAAGATCGAGACGGTGGCGGAGGGTGGTCCACAGATCGAGATGTCAGATTGGTTGAGGAAGAATGTGAGGGAGGAAGAATATGTGGTGATGAAATCAGAGGCTGAGGTGGTGGAGGAGATGATGAGGAGTAAGGCCATAATGTTGGTGGATGAGCTTTTCTTGGAGTGCAAGCCACAACAAGGGaatgtgaagaagaagaatagaagGGCCTATTGGGAGTGCTTGGCTTTGTATGGGAAGTTAAGAGATGAAGGTGTGGCTGTGCATCAGTGGTGGGGTTGA
- the LOC114395371 gene encoding ubiquitin carboxyl-terminal hydrolase 16-like, which yields MRVTIDLGFWSLVLVAVVGLSVPAVAFFVRHGCRRTAARAEEIKRLLVLADEESVRAETETEALYYHQYRVVSGELPRDKVCAVCYSPTTTRCARCKAVHYCSGKCQIVHWRQDHKDKCHPPSPTCQTEDLVSDLGKKVAEPDYRGVHDEKSQIKSREYATSSDKPLLSDMRCSPDISCARDDSVRVESLQEGNVTGSNSELSSNSFSGFSASTGASESSDDSSVCESVTSNEHERCEGHIFVDPTIDIFYTTCNSIGESIPLSPKFASLVDLVDGNPAMHKLNQIRPDFSKQESKLTLNGSSGLCMWKGATIEPITVSSGFWNTTLDSTRIKDDSNSDPLASHYDDSAPKSVKNNMPCARSASSENEGVGCADALSIHNLQTVGLRVSNHVINTGSTLKSAQSRCLPHAFADTKLVSRTEEHSHYSTKCGNNGIQSGSATSNSKNDLKTSVLKVSDQLRGSKLSKPFPSAVGSDITGKYSDKGLFPYDLFVKLYNWNRVELQPFGLINCGNSCYANAVLQCLAVTPPLTAYLLQGLHSKSCANKKWCFTCEFESLILKSKDTNSPMSPLGILSQLQNIGSQLGNGREEDAHEFLRLVVETMQSVCLMESGDNMSDSLKEETNLMGLTFGGYLQSKIKCMKCGGKSERQERMMDLTVEIEGEIATLEEALRQFTSAETLDGENKYRCVRCKSYEKAKKKMTVLEAPNVLTIALKRFQSGKFGKLNKPIRFPEILDLAPFMSGTSDLPIYRLYGVVVHLDIMNAAFSGHYVCYVKNFQSRWFKVDDSVVTAVELESVLAKGAYMLFYSRCSPRAPRLIRNSIVSSDSKWKLNGKTATMKSRRLSTGAGVNLTSPGGSASLDTLYSKFLHSKRILEEDSSSDNSSLISSNSDEGSCSTDSTADSTSTDDFADYIFGDVGRGAGGMLRNSDSNICPALPSFPHSGYFPSSDIDQHDSVVLPHSTGFQPSPSEEGLLYRNRVVDVKRSGGGVSHFHLDTNIEHRKLDTSSSSISFRETDSVFNDRNSGVSCTKSRYRTD from the exons ATGCGTGTCACCATTGATCTAGGGTTTTGGAGCCTGGTCCTTGTCGCGGTGGTCGGCCTCTCCGTGCCAGCGGTCGCCTTCTTCGTCCGGCACGGGTGCCGGCGCACGGCGGCCAGGGCGGAGGAGATCAAGAGGCTTCTCGTTCTCGCCGATGAGGAGTCCGTTAGGGCAGAGACAGAGACGGAGGCTTTGTACTACCACCAATACCGCGTTGTTTCGGGGGAACTGCCGAGGGACAAAGTATGCGCGGTGTGTTACTCTCCCACCACCACGCGCTGCGCAAGGTGCAAAGCGGTTCATTACTG TTCTGGAAAGTGCCAAATTGTTCATTGGCGTCAAGATCACAAAGATAAATGCCATCCTCCCAGCCCAACTTGCCAGACGGAAGATCTGGTTAGTGATCTTGGGAAGAAGGTAGCAGAACCAGACTATCGTGGAGTCCATGATGAGAAGTCTCAGATTAAAAGCAGAGAGTATGCAACATCATCTGACAAACCCCTGTTGTCTGATATGAGGTGTTCTCCTGATATTTCATGTGCAAGGGATGATAGTGTAAGAGTTGAGTCTCTTCAAGAGGGAAATGTTACAGGCTCTAATTCTGAATTATCTAGTAACTCATTCTCTGGATTCTCAGCTTCCACTGGTGCTAGTGAATCATCTGATGATTCTTCTGTCTGTGAGAGTGTCACCTCCAATGAGCATGAGAGATGCGAGGGACATATTTTTGTGGACCCCACCATTGACATTTTTTATACCACTTGTAATAGCATTGGTGAATCCATTCCATTATCACCTAAGTTTGCTAGTTTGGTTGATTTGGTTGATGGTAATCCTGCAatgcataaattaaatcaaattaggCCTGATTTTAGTAAACAAGAGAGTAAACTCACATTAAATGGTAGTTCTGGTTTGTGTATGTGGAAAGGGGCAACAATTGAGCCTATTACAGTGTCTTCTGGATTCTGGAATACAACTCTTGATTCAACGAGGATAAAAGATGACTCTAATAGTGACCCTCTTGCATCCCACTATGATGATTCTGCTCCAAAGTCAGTTAAGAATAATATGCCATGTGCAAGATCAGCATCTTCAGAAAATGAGGGTGTTGGTTGTGCTGATGCTTTGAGCATCCATAATTTGCAAACAGTTGGTTTGAGGGTATCAAATCATGTTATCAACACTGGTAGCACCTTGAAGTCAGCTCAAAGTAGATGTCTGCCACATGCATTTGCTGATACTAAGTTAGTTTCTAGAACCGAAGAGCATTCACATTACAGTACAAAATGTGGGAATAATGGCATCCAATCTGGCAGTGCAACTTCAAATTCAAAGAATGACCTGAAAACATCTGTTCTAAAAGTTTCTGATCAGCTTAGAGGATCAAAGTTGTCTAAACCCTTTCCATCAGCTGTTGGGAGTGATATTACTGGAAAATACAGTGATAAG GGTCTTTTTCCATATGATTTGTTTGTCAAGCTTTATAACTGGAACAGAGTGGAGTTGCAACCATTTGGTCTTATAAACTGTGGAAACAG CTGTTATGCTAATGCTGTACTCCAGTGCTTGGCAGTTACACCTCCCCTGACTGCTTATTTGCTTCAAGGACTTCATTCTAAATCAT GTGCAAATAAAAAATGGTGTTTCACCTGTGAGTTTGAAAGTTTGATTTTGAAGTCAAAAGACACAAACTCTCCCATGTCACCTCTGGGCATTCTCTCTCAACTACAGAATATTGGGAGCCAACTTGGTAATGGAAGAGAAGAAGATGCACATGAATTTCTAAG GCTTGTTGTTGAGACAATGCAATCTGTTTGCCTTATGGAATCTGGGGATAACATGTCAGATTCATTGAAAGAGGAAACTAATTTAATGGGCCTAACATTTGGAGGTTACCTCCAATCaaag ATCAAATGCATGAAATGTGGAGGGAAATCTGAGCGTCAAGAAAGGATGATGGATCTGACAGTTGAGATAGAAGGGGAGATAGCAACCCTGGAGGAGGCCCTTCGACAGTTTACAAGTGCTGAGACTCTGGATGGAGAAAACAAGTACCGCtgtgtcag GTGTAAATCTTATGAGAAGGCCAAGAAGAAAATGACAGTTTTGGAGGCACCTAATGTTCTTACTATTGCATTAAAGAGATTTCAG TCCGGAAAATTTGGGAAGCTCAATAAACCTATTCGGTTTCCTGAAATACTGGACTTGGCACCTTTCATGAGTGGGACTAGTGATTTGCCTATATACAGGCTATATGGGGTAGTTGTTCACCTGGATATCATGAATGCTGCTTTTTCGGGTCATTATGTGTGCTATGTGAAGAATTTCCAAAGCAGGTGGTTCAAGGTTGATGACAGTGTG GTAACAGCTGTTGAATTGGAAAGTGTCTTGGCAAAAGGAGCATACATGCTTTTTTATTCAAG ATGCTCACCTAGAGCCCCAAGATTAATCAGGAACAGTATAGTATCTTCAGACTCAAAATGGAAACTCAATGGAAAAACTGCCACAATGAAGTCAAGGCGACTATCCACAGGTGCTGGTGTTAATTTGACTTCCCCAGGTGGTTCAGCTTCCTTAGATACACTCTATTCGAAGTTTCTCCACTCAAAAAGGATTTTGGAAGAAGATTCATCAAGTgataactcatcccttatcaGCAGCAATTCTGATGAAGGTTCTTGCAGTACAGATAGCACGGCTGATTCAACCAGTACAGATGACTTTGctgattatatttttggtgaTGTGGGACGTGGTGCAGGTGGCATGTTGAGAAATTCTGATTCCAACATCTGCCCTGCATTGCCATCTTTTCCCCACTCTGGATATTTTCCCTCTTCTGATATAGACCAACATGATTCAGTAGTTTTGCCACATTCGACTGGGTTCCAGCCGTCTCCTTCAGAAGAGGGTCTTTTGTACAGGAACAGAGTAGTGGATGTTAAAAGGAGTGGGGGAGGTGTTTCTCATTTTCATCTTGACACAAATATAGAGCATAGGAAGTTAGATACAAGTAGTAGTAGTATTAGTTTTAGGGAGACTGATTCTGTATTTAATGATAGAAATTCTGGTGTATCATGTACAAAGTCTAGGTACAGAAcggattga